The Anabas testudineus chromosome 1, fAnaTes1.2, whole genome shotgun sequence genomic sequence GACTGTCAGTGTTGAGCTCCTCTCTGAGCGCTGTGTTCTCCTTTTGAAGCTGCTTCAGGTTCTCAGACAGACGATCAACTGTGGAGCTTAAAGCTTTCTGCTGCCTCTGGGAGCACTTACTTTCTGCTCGGCTAGTgtagacagaaagagggagagagtgagtaAGACAGGTGaaatttgtgttatttatactgtattttaaagacATTGAGGTGGAATTTTATTGGATGTCTTTGACTGATttgttaatgaaataataataatttatttaaggGCATTTTCAGATGACCTACATTACCCTGATCCTGGTGTTTTCAGTGATACATACCCTTTCTCTGAAACTTCCAGAAGAATCCTTAGTCTTTGGATCTAAAAGACAgggcacacaaacatgcacattacaCGTGAAGAGCGATTTCCTTTTTCACAGCTGAGTTCACACTCAGCGACCAAAGTAAATGTGATGATAACGCAGATTTTCACACCAACAGAAACTCAAAGCAGTCACAGCCTTTTAACCAAACACTATTTTTAGAGTCAGCTTCTTTCTCTCATTCCCTAGGTGGTTGTTTCAGGAATTCaggttttcttttaactttcacAAGGGAAAAAACATTAGGGTTACCTCTTCAAAGTAGGTTTCTACTGTGATTTTCAGCTCCTCCAGATTGGTAGTCCTTAGCTCACTTTGGAGTTTACTGAAAAGCAGAGAGCACATTATGCATATTCTAACACTATGCTGCTTCACAAATAGAGTAAATGTACTAATAAATAAGTGGGCTGACATTTTACCTCAGggcattttctttctctctacaCTGCTGCTCCAACTTCAAGATTCTCTGTTTCAGACCACTGACAACCTTGAAGGACAGAAAAGCATCCATGGGATTGTTAAGGAGGAGTTCTAAATAAATAGGTTCTTGTTATTTTCTCCAACAGACTACTCACCACACTGCCCTCTTTTTTCTTATCCACCAAACTGCGAGTATATTCAGATCCCTATGGGGAAAACaatcacacagttttaaaattgtatctgttgtttctgtgacaAAGATTACAGTATGATAATTTAATAATCGTACTTTAGTGGGATCCAACAGTTCTTCgatctgtttctctcttttagtGTTATCTTCCTCCAGGCGGCGTAGTTTGGCTTTCATTTTCTGGTTGTCAGACTTCTGTGCCTGAAGAGTCTGCAGAAAGCATATTATTCATAATATAGTCATTGGCAAAGTGGCAGGAGGATGTAGGCAGGCATTAAGTGGTTTGTTCAAGGTCAAATCAGCAGAACATAGAAGCACACTCGGTGCTTGATGCTGAATTTTAAGCAGAAGAAAAATCTCCTATTTTGCTACTGCTGACCACATCACTCTGATGCACAGCATGTTCATGtgggtgtttttctttctgaataCATAACATTAACTCATAAATAAGCTCTTTACCTTTTTGAGGCGAATAATCTCATCATACATGTCCTCCTTCCCTCTGCAGTCACCTGTGTTAAAGGTGAAGCCTGCAACTTGTAGAGAgatacacagtcacacaagtggacacaaacatgttttcacctTGTAATTAACAAACAACTGATGGTGCAGATATCACATCaatttctgcttctgtctcccATCATAGGCAAACTGCTCTGTTTAGCACAGACCCTGACCTTGAACATATCTCCATTTTCCTAACTCAATTTCTCATTCTGACACACCTACACATTTTCTCACCATTGGATGTAGagtgcagatgtttgtgtttcctcaCACTCGAGGTCTGTTTTAGAAGCTCTGGCGTCATGTCACACTCTGATCTCAGCATCTGGGACAGATCTGGATTACAGGAAGAGATTACAGAAGACGTTCTGTTTTAAGACAAATTTCTAGACATTATTGATGACTAACAGTTTTAAGGTTTATTGTGCACTtaagttaaatatattttctgctgtgtgatAAACAGCTTCTACTGCCTAACTATTCTGCGTTTTTTCCTGGTGATCTGATGATGAGCTGTAGCATAAAGATGCCTTTGAACTTGAACTGAGATATTCTCCAACACAATTCAATACTGCATCTAAATCATTAAACATTCTGAGAACATTTTATAGTGTGTGCAGTCTGTAAAGTTTCACAAATTCAGTTTGATTTTACTTCAATAGATCAAATGACTAATGTGCCTAATGGAACACTACAGAGGTTTTAGTTCTCCAGCAACTTTTTCAACCTCTGAATAAAGTGGGGCTTCTAAAAAGCTTAAAACCCAATATTTGCTTTTATAGTAGTAGAGACCAAAAAAGAACTAAGTGAGGACTAGAATTTGGACTTAGATTTCCATTAACACAACTCCAAATTAATGTAATTGTTGCACAGTGTCAACTACGTGGTATGTTGTTGATACATTTGAAGAGTTCTTGTGCCCACAGGCAGGCCAGAAAAAACTACTATTACAGTTagcaacagacagacagagcaggttTTCTCATAGTGAAATCTCTGGAAGATCAAGCCAAGTGGAATATTTCTGTAATACTTGCAGAGTTGCCTATTATCATTTCCCTAGAGTCATTGGTGCTGAGCAGGACACGTGAGCAAACCATTaatcagctgaacaaacagtctgagtctctgtctcctccctctACCCATCTCTCTTTCCATTAGAGCTGTATAACCATCCCTCCTGAGGAGAGACGCTGTCTGTGAAGCTTCAGTTGTGTTTATATGTCAGCTACCGTGATGGCCGTTGCTGAGGGAAGTGAGGCGAGCCGAGGTAATATCCCCAGGCGTGTCCTCTCTGGTGTCCCCTAGGGATGCCCTTGGCAGTCTCCAggctgccactgctgcttttctgctgTTCACATTCAAACTGGACAGGTATGGAGACCCTAAACatatacaaatgtaaacaaatatggAATTTGTAAGATGTGTTTCACTACAGTATCAGGAATTATCCCCCACAGAGCAGCTAATAAGTTCTCACTTGGAGAAGCAGGGGGCTTCCCAGAAGATTGTTTCCTCCTTGTTTTCTCctagaggataaaaaaaaaatgcgaCAGGTGTGCAATCAAATTAATTCTGTGAGGCATAAGTCAGAAAAACCAAGATATAAAGACACTCTACAATAAACAATAGGACAGAGATATATCATTAACAGAGGATTTGCTTACCTTTTCAAAAATATCAGCAGCAAAAGAGAAGGCATCCTCTCCCTGTTTTAGACAGAGGATTGAGGCAGAGATTAGTTTTATTTGGAGACAGATTGCGAAAAagagacaataataataataattattattattattattattattattattattattattattattattattattatttgtgacCTTCAATGAACCAGTGTTTCTAACCGGGTTTTGAGGTACACATAACTTACATTAGCATaagtaagtattttattatttttctcaaatgtttgcttttatgGTCATGAATACTTCAACTTCTGTGTGGCTGTGACACAACttgtagtaaaataaataagaagctaaGTAACGTTACTCACCAACtcctcacagtcttcatctgtCTGAATATCACTCGCCTCCAGAGACGTCTTAGCAGCTGCAGTAAACATAATTGGGAAACAAACGCTACGTGAAGTTGGAAAACCTGCTCTTTCCCGTGTTTATTTCTCTCATGTTTTCCGAGACAAACAGCTCACTTCAGGTTGCGCCTTTAGCTAGTTAGTAGTAAAAACATGGAGCAAGAAAAGATATGTTAGCTTCGCCACAAGTCCAAGTCTCCGTCCACCACACTACAAACTGCTCACGTAGTAAGCCGGTGAAGAGGTGACAGACACTGTTAACCATAGCTTCTAGAAATCtgtaaaaatgtagttttctttCCGAGCTGAGCTTATTGTTTTCACATCAGTGTTGGAGAGTGAGTCGTCTAGTAACCAAGCAGCCGTTAACGAGCTGCGTCAAACTAAAAAGACGTAATCAGAGAGTGCCGGAAACTGCGTGGGgagccttcaaaataaaagcaaaagcagcATTAACGATCTCAAACCcttaataaattatgtttattaacaCGTGTTTCTATTCGTTTATAGTGGTcctatgttttttgttttaaattgcgGCAATGCCATAATTACGTAACTAATTATCTAAATTATTGCTTTtatagaattattatttttgacaaaTTCAAGCCACTTGAGCATTTACAGCTGTGACAGCTTGACAGAGGTCTCGACCAAACCACCTCCCAGGAGCAAATGTCAATCGTTTTTCTATCTCTCCTTGCTTGAGACTCGCGTCCTCACGCTGTGCATTGGTGGAAAGCCGCTAAGAGGAGGGCATTAAAGCGTTTTCTACATGTACGAGGAAATGGGGAGATAGAGGAGGGAGACGATTGAGACTAATCCAATACTCCCTATGCAGTGACTGTTGCATCTAACCACATTAAAGCGACCTGGGctggatataaaataaaatctgaaacttaaaaaacattattgcatttacaaatatacaaaaactaTTAGATATGTGGTAAATTCTCACAGTACCCATACAATTAGCATTTTTATATAGCTGGAAACATGAATATATtctaaaacatacacaaaatcTAGTGTCttatttgaaacacatttttttagcAATTGTGGTATTCAACCAAATTTCCAGCAGCACTAGTCAGGTTTTGTGCTTTACccttgtttctctttcatccCTTTCCTCATCACTCCATGCTCTTTTGCTCCCCGGAAAGGTGAGAAGCACAATATATCACATTAAAAGTTGAATGCATAATTAACAAAAGTTATTATTACCTTTACTCTGAGTATGTCATCTCCTGTCCTGGGCACCATCCTAAAACAGGCAGATGATGCCCCTAAATGTCTCTATTAGAGAGATTGACTAGGCTATTGCATTGGAACAAATGGTCATGTTCTGAATTTAAATTGTTCTTTCTCGCTTTCCCTTTTTGCTTCACACTCTGGAGAGAACACCGTGGCCTCCTTTTGCTGTATCATGTTCTCATACAGTGTTTATACAAGTGGTGGACCCCCAAGGCTCCACTCTCAGGCAAACCAGCATACTTTTGTTCAGGCCAAACAAGCATACTGCAGTCAGATAGTGTAGTGGTGAGTTCACTGAACTCCATGCCTTGAATCTCCTTCACAAGTTAAATCTGGtgtagttttgtagtttttacatttattatacatGTAAAAAATACAGCGTGTATCCAGGTTACTTTGCAGTAAACCCCAGCTTTACTAATCTAAGTCTTCAGTACAAAACCCATCACTTCTTTCACCACAGCTGCAGAAATCATATTTAACACTGAACAACTATGAATTTATCACTTGGCTTTTAaatctgctgtgctgtgtgtgagccttattgtatttctgtttgatCAACCTAAatttataacatttaatttatatttaatttatttacaactCTAatcacaacaaagacaaaatttttcttcttcttagtgGTAACACTTACTTTTCTGACgtttattttcattgttgttgAACCTGATACTGTCTGTGTTGGAGTGAGGTAAAATGTTACATAGCAGTCAAAGTAAGTAAGACTAGTCTGACACCTAGTGACTGTCAAAGTGTACTGTATTTTGTCTGCAGGTCAGAGAACCTGCAActcaatgaataaaatatggagCTGCACgttaaactattattaattattattatagccACACAACAATATGgtagtaaaattaaaaatacagtagaatTAAAAGGAAACACCAAGTAACAGTATTAATAATACATGTAGAAACGATCTTTTAGCAAATGtcctgcatttatttttgtataaataaatgcaggACAATAAGGATGGTTCACAATAACATatatgtgattttaatgttgtataGTTGTCAGTTAAATTGTAGGCTGCATTTGGTTAATGTGGGAATGATTTCAACTACTTTGAAGGCAGCTAAATGTTCATGGTGTCAGGACTGAAACCACAGTCCACACATGTCCAAAGCTCGACTCTggtgggactcgaacccacaaccTTTGAATCACATCTCAAGTGCTTGACTAGAAGTCCAACGCGCTGTCCATTGCGCCACAGAGCCCGCTACACATGACTTcataacattaaaaatgcaaagagaCAAATAACTAAAGTTTTAAATAGATGTAGTGGAGTTTAATTATTGTCCTTTGATCTGTTACGAAATACTTATGTACAGCATTTGAATGCACTGATTGAACAGCACaggtgaaaataataattaaattaattggCCACTTCAAcaatgtatataaataatagaaaattgttattgttaacAAGAGGGTTGTTCAATCTGCAGCTGTCTGCTTATTGTAGTTTTCTCCATGTGCAGATGGGGACGATGTGTCCAGAGTCATTTCATAAGCCCAGCCTTGCTTCTGTATGTTTCATGATCTCTTGATCATTCCCAGTGaggttttacttttattaccGTTTTATAACCTATTATTCTGAATAAACTAAGCAACTTCATGCATTATTGTAGTGCCAGCAGGGGGAAATAAATAGTGTAAATAACCAAGTGATATGTGAAATCTGAAAGTCGGTCAGTCAgtgagtttacatgcactcaagtaaccaggttacaatCAGCTTTCTGGAGTGAGCTGATTTCTTAATGAGGAAAAATCAAACCATTAGCCACATCTTAGTTATTCTATAgtaataaatagataaataaatacatttctataaaaTGTTAAAGGTCAATTTAAGAATGATGCCTTAGAACATTAAATTTGAATTGTCAAAAGATTCTGAAACACATAACTGTACAATAACTGTAATAATTCAACATGTACAAGATTACGTGCACACCAACTTTTCCATGGATTTCAAAAAGGATTTGCATTTGTGATACTGACACAGTTAATAAAAACCCATAGATGCAAATTTATGTAAAAGTCATGAGAGATAGTGAGAGATAGTGTGTCAAGCATCCTCAAGTTACATCCAATGTGTAAACTTGAGTTAATTCAGTCTAACAAAGCCTCTGAGGAATAAAGTAGGtaacatgtttgtgtggtttgtgttgtGGGTGGACACCAGAGGACACAACAGTTGTTAGATGTTAGAACAACAACTGCCAGACACAAATACTGATCAGCATGAACGTTATCAGATCAGAAGTTCAAAACTGCCAAAGGAGAAAAAACTGGATGAACTGGCTTTTCACTGGGTTTTGCATTACATTGCCAATATTATTGTATCAGGTGTGAGGAATAGATAAGCACACATCCGTTAACTCTCACTCCAGTGTAAATAAAGATGGATGTGCAGGCGGGAGTCATGATGGACCCAGGAGAGAAGGACGGAAGAGACGGACAGGGCTGAGCGGACCAGCAGATGGAAACGGGCAAACTCACGAGGAAGGGAAGCtcagaaaacaactgaaacGGAGTACGGAAAgtctttaaacatttctttggACAGCTGATATCCATGTGTATCTTccacaacacaacatgttttcatttcctgcaCGGGTGCAGACAGATTAAGTCACCACTGCCCTTCAAAACAGAACATGTTCAGTGCTTGGTGTTGTGCAGATGTGTCATACATCACAAAGTTTGAGACAGACTTGATAACAGTAAACATATATTACTATGATAAAGTGCCACCAGGGACatgtgaagacaaagagaagagagggagacacaagAGACCTTTGTCCTGCCAAATAGTGATTAGGAGGTCAATGCTCTCTGCAGACTGATCAAGATTTTACACAGCAAACTGTATCTGATCAACACTTTATTTCTAATAAACTTTAATTAACTCCAGcctctacaaacacacaacccCATGGACAAATAGTGGTCTGCTGGTGAATGGCTGCATCCATGTGGAACTGAGGATGAGCAGATCTCAATTAGAGGGAGGGAAAGTAAGAAGGAAACGTGTTATTTGTAATGGTTTGGTGGTCTACATTTATACCTGTGTAGATACACAGTACAGTGGGGCTGCAGTGGGTTTGCCACTAGTCTTACTCCAGCTCCTCTGTCTGTATCTGGGGCGTGTACCGCCTTATAAAAAACTCCCAGTCCTGCAacagctccagctccagagagCCAGTCTGGATTTGCAGTTAGGGGACACTCATCATCATCGGTCCGCACAgagcagctctctctctctctccatctctccgtCCCTCCCTCAGACACCCCCACACTGACTCTCGTTTTTTCGCTCTGTccgtttttctgtctgtttcaagAAGCACACCACCTCCCGTCCTTTCTCTTCTTGACATACCACAATCATGTCTGCAAACGGCGCCGACAGGGACCTGCTGCAGATCCCCCTGGGGCTCATCAACAGCAACGGGAAGTATCTGACGGCGGAGACCTTCGGCTTCAAGATCAACGCCTCGGCCAGCAGCCTGAAGAAGAAGCAGACCTGGACCCTGGAGCAGACCGGGGAGGACGGCAGCGCGGTGTTCCTCCTCTCCCACCTGGGCCGCTACCTCGCTACGGACAAAGACGGCAACGTTACCGCGGACAGTGAGACGCGCGGCCGGGACTGCCGCTTCGTCATCACCGTGCATGAGGATGGGCAGTGGTCGCTGCAGTCCGAGCCGCACGGCCGGTTCCTCGGCGGCAGCGAGGACCGGATCACCTGCTTTGCGCAGACCGCCTCACCGGCGGAGAGATGGAGCGTGCACCTGGCTGTGCATCCGCAGGTCAACCTGTACAGCTTTGCGCGCAAACGCTTCGCCCACTTGAGCACGCAGGGAGGGCGGCAGGAGGTGTCCATAGACCGGGATGTCCCATGGGGAGTCGATTCCCTTGTGACACTGGTCTACCGCGACCAGCGCTATCACCTCGAGACGTCTGACAACCGCTTCCTGCGCAACGATGGCAGCCTGTCCACCAAAACGGACAAGGAGACTGGCTACATGCTGGAGTTCCTCTCCGGAAAAGTGGCATTCCGCGACTGCAACGGCCGCTACCTGGCGCCCGTGGGGCCCTCCGGCACCATGAAATCTGGAAGGAGCACCCGGGTTGGGAAGGATGAACTGTTTGGCCTGGAGCGCAGCCACGCGCAGGTCGTGCTGACTGCAGGGAACGAGAGAAACGTGTCTACGAGGCAAGGTGAggctctgctctgcagctgcacGGAGCCAGAGAGGAAAAATCCCATTCACCACACTGATGAAGTCACTGCATAACTGGGCACACAACACAGGCAGCTGTTGCATgattgtggtgtgtgtgtgtgtgtgtgtgtgtgtgtgtgtgtgtgtgtgtgtgtgtgtgtgtgtgtgagcgaaaTTAGAGGCCGCCGTTACTTAATTTTCTTCACAccatgtgtttttcattatcaAGCTCACTCCTTCTCCCCCTCCCCTCTGTATGGCCAGTGTCTGCTTAGCTTAacatttttctgcagtaattctaCCCCTGCATTGTGGCTGCTGGTCCGGGGTCAGCTTCAGTCTGTAGTcatccatctttcttttttaaatctcagaATACAGTGAGAGCAGATAGAAAACGAGGAGGGAGACAAAAGGGAAAAcatggaggagaagcagagagaacagagagagggaggtgtaACTCAGACAGTCCTGGTGAATGTGGATCTTTGTGCCACATGTGACCTCTTTGTCTTGTCGCCACTTAGTCTTGTGTGCTGGGACTGATCATTGACAGTCGTCTCAGTAATCAGagcgagagtgtgtgtgtgtgtgtgcattccaGGGGAGGTTGGGTATGAAAGAAGGAAGATGGTCTTTGTTTGAATGAGGCCCATGTATGTACTGACTTGTGATCTGGTCTTTTAATAGTTATGGTCATAATCGACTGAACAGTAACACATTAAAGAGGCAAGAACATATGTTGAACATTCacaatttagtttaattagttaatttctGTTTAAACGACCACATCTGCTTTAGCCTAAATCAGAGCACAGCAGATTGTACTTGTTTTGTCAGGCAGCACTTCATTTGTAAGAAtcagaattaggttttggtgtCAGCACAATTTCTCAGATTGTGTTCTCGGATGTTTTTAGCAGTAGCTTTTGTACGCTGTCTTTTCTGCACTAAATGGCACATTTCACAGAAGAGATTATACAAGAGCTAAAAGTGGAGTGAATGTTGGAATTATATTTGTCAGATGACCAGAAACACGAGTCCAAATGCATGTTACTGCTGCCCCACGTCTTTTGGACGTGTAAATGGGAAACTGGTGAGAATGAGTTTACAGCTTGTTGTGAGTCCTACTTTAACAGACTTCTTACATAATTTCTACTGCATAAGTAAGAGTATGAAGTATTCAGAGTGTGTGGTTATGTGGTATCTCGTATGCTTATGCTCCATGATTTTACTACTTTAGACTTGAATATTGACACAACTTAAGTCTTCAGTAATAGACAGAGCGGTTAATTTATCCACAGTATCCTCATCAGACACCCCAGACACTGCTTGTTACCTTTTTTTACTAACTCTTTAATATTTGCTGCCATGATATTCATTGCTATTATTCTGATGTCTGTTGCTTCTCTCTTTAAGCCCAATACAGGGAAGGCACATTCTCTAATGTGGATACCATAATAAGACAAATCAGTGTTGCCACCGTCCCTTTGGCCACAAATGAGAACAAATTGAAACTGACAGGACTCTGCCTCAATCTCTAGGCATGGACCTGTCAGCTAATCAGGACGAGGAAGGGGACCAGGAAGTCTTCCAGTTGGAGATGAGCCGTGAAGACAGGAAATGTGCCTTCAGAACAGCTTCTGGAAAATACTGGACCCTGACAGCAACTGGAGGGCTCCAGTGCACGGCCTCCACCAAGTACTGTTGTAAATAACACATTAATTCACTCATAACCATCCCTTACGGTCTGCTCATCAAGGTCTGTCTTGTGTGTGTCAAAGGTCTACCAATAGTTACTTTGAACTGGAATGGCGTGACGGccgtgtgtgtgttcgtgcagCCAATGGCAAATATGTGACCGCCAAAAAGAACGGACAGCTCGCTGCTGCTGTCGACAGCGCAGGTCAGTCATGATTGTTTTATATTCCTCAACTCTTTACTGACCTTTACAatgctttttaatttgttttacaataaaattCTGGTTGTAAGTCAAGTGTCAGTACTTTGTCTCCACCTGGATTTCTCAGCGTCTTGATCTGTTTGACAAAAATCCAACCACCTTGTCTTTTCAGGGGAGGCTGAACAGTTTCTGATGAAGCTGATCAACCGTCCAATCATCGTCC encodes the following:
- the LOC113161486 gene encoding fascin-like, encoding MSANGADRDLLQIPLGLINSNGKYLTAETFGFKINASASSLKKKQTWTLEQTGEDGSAVFLLSHLGRYLATDKDGNVTADSETRGRDCRFVITVHEDGQWSLQSEPHGRFLGGSEDRITCFAQTASPAERWSVHLAVHPQVNLYSFARKRFAHLSTQGGRQEVSIDRDVPWGVDSLVTLVYRDQRYHLETSDNRFLRNDGSLSTKTDKETGYMLEFLSGKVAFRDCNGRYLAPVGPSGTMKSGRSTRVGKDELFGLERSHAQVVLTAGNERNVSTRQGMDLSANQDEEGDQEVFQLEMSREDRKCAFRTASGKYWTLTATGGLQCTASTKSTNSYFELEWRDGRVCVRAANGKYVTAKKNGQLAAAVDSAGEAEQFLMKLINRPIIVLRGEHGFIGARKAGTATLDSNRASYDVFQLEFHNGAYALKDSQGKYWCVGDDTAVVCSSATPVQFLFEFCDLNKMAIRALGGKYLKGDHAGGLKASVDSVDSATLWEY